From the Aphelocoma coerulescens isolate FSJ_1873_10779 chromosome 10, UR_Acoe_1.0, whole genome shotgun sequence genome, one window contains:
- the STARD5 gene encoding stAR-related lipid transfer protein 5, whose product MECAGRAEAAAEQLRLYRRDPGGWRGCRSTGEVAVSWRPSTEFAGNLYKGEGILPASPRDVWECIKPVAGGLRTKWDQNVKDFEVVEAISDTVSVCRTTTPSACMRIISPREFVDVVVMKQYEDGTMLSAATNVEHPLCPPQPNFVRGFNYPCGCFCIPVPGEPDRTELLTFFQTDLGGYLPQTVVDSFFPSSISGFYSNLTKAVKALKA is encoded by the exons ATGGAGTGCGCGGGGCGCGCTGAGGCGGCGGCCGAGCAGCTGCGGCTCTACCGGAGGGACCCCGGCGGCTGGCGGGGCTGCCGCAGCACG GGGGAAGTGGCGGTGTCCTGGAGACCCTCGACGGAGTTCGCTGGCAACCT GTACAAGGGAGAGGGGATCCTGCCCGCCAGCCCGCGGGATGTCTGGGAGTGCATAAAGCCGGTGGCCGGCGGGCTCAGGACCAAGTGGGACCAAAACGTGAAGGACTTCGAGGTCGTTGAAGCCATCAGCGAT ACTGTCTCTGTATGCAGAACCACAACCCCTTCAGCTTGCATGAGGATTATTTCACCAAGGGAATTTGTGGATGTAGTAGTTATGAAGCAATATGAAGATGGGACTATGCTGTCTGCTG CCACCAATGTGGAACACCCGCTGTGTCCTCCTCAACCAAATTTTGTGAGAGGTTTTAATTATCCCTGTGGGTGTTTCTGCATACCTGTTCCAGG GGAGCCAGACAGGACTGAGCTCCTCACTTTCTTTCAGACGGATCTTGGTGGCTATCTTCCCCAGACAGTGGTGGATTCCTTTTTTCCATCTAGCATATCTGGATTTTACAGCAACCTCACCAAAGCTGTTAAGGCATTAAAAGCATGA